The following is a genomic window from Cupriavidus basilensis.
CGATCGGCACGGTCCAGTACGACGCCCAGGGAGACCTCAAGTCGTTCAAGTTCGTGGTCTACACCTGGCACAAGGATGCCACCAAGACCGCTGCCAACTGATGCAGCACGTGGCTAGGCCGGCGTCCGGTTCAAGGATCGGATGCTGCCGGCCTGCTTTGAACGCTCTTGTTGCGAGGCATCCTGGATGAGCGACTTCCTTCCCCAATTCACCCAGCAACTGGTCAATGGCCTGACGCTGGGCTCTATCTATGCGCTGATCGCCATCGGCTACACCATGGTGTACGGGATCATCGGCATGATCAACTTCGCCCACGGCGAGATCTACATGATCGGTGCGTATCTCGGTCTGGTCACGCTCACCGCCATCGGGACGCAGGCGGGCTATCCGCTGCCGCTGGTGCTCGGCGCAGCGCTGCTGGTGTCGGTGGTGGTCACCGGCACGTACGGCTTTGTCGTCGAGCGCGTGGCTTACCGCCCCTTGCGGGGCGGGCCGAGGCTGGTGCCGCTGATCTCGGCGATTGGCATGTCCATCTTCCTGCAGAACTACATGCAGATCGCGCAAGGCGCGCGGGACGTTTCCGTGCCTGTGCTGGTGTCTGGCGCACTGGAGCTGGACATGGGCGGGGACTTCACCGTCACCGTGCCCTACGCACGCTTGCTCATCGTGGGCGTGACCGTGGCGCTGATGATCCTGCTGACGCTGTTCATCGCGCGTTCGCGCACGGGGCGCGCCTGCCGTGCCTGCGCCGAGGATATGCGCATGGCCAATCTGCTGGGCATCGACACCAACAAGGTGATCTCTTTCACCTTCGTGCTCGG
Proteins encoded in this region:
- the livH gene encoding high-affinity branched-chain amino acid ABC transporter permease LivH; translation: MSDFLPQFTQQLVNGLTLGSIYALIAIGYTMVYGIIGMINFAHGEIYMIGAYLGLVTLTAIGTQAGYPLPLVLGAALLVSVVVTGTYGFVVERVAYRPLRGGPRLVPLISAIGMSIFLQNYMQIAQGARDVSVPVLVSGALELDMGGDFTVTVPYARLLIVGVTVALMILLTLFIARSRTGRACRACAEDMRMANLLGIDTNKVISFTFVLGAILAAVGGVLIGLTIGKLNPFIGFIAGIKAFTAAVLGGIGSIPGAMLGGIVLGLAETFATGYMPAEYKDVVAFSLLVLVLLFRPTGLLGKPDVEKV